The proteins below are encoded in one region of Belonocnema kinseyi isolate 2016_QV_RU_SX_M_011 chromosome 5, B_treatae_v1, whole genome shotgun sequence:
- the LOC117172741 gene encoding nischarin-like, giving the protein MACLLFNQEDVDIKIPSSETVDSVTFYTIEVRIASIKWTVKHRYSEFADLHEILVAEHCVEKDILPPKKLIGNKNEVFVEKRRVGLEVYLNAVYNYLNKAMPREFALFLDLHVYDIFFLLQNMALQFFTEGDALLQSSKSYTFNPIQLYAISERLKHPCPPLEVVDKKYDFSHVLDLNSQLTTLTIQGSPDAYGTSNINPSTLSIELSNFKSVESLTIDSYPLEKIYNMGNLRDTVKFLNVHRTKLRNIVELAMCEEVHKHIDNANDSHVWLKVTRLDLSDNCIETIDEAIKLMPHIEILTLNNNRLQEIANVTLLPRLSQLSLASNSFKSLPDDLHTKLGQIVHLDLSQNSLKSLASFAKLYCLEELDVSCNRIANIEEVKYIGNLPCLENLRLTGNPVSTIVDYRVKVLEPFGKRAADICLDNERPNQKELDTVSVLQALRIAREGKSPMFGGTDAPLFSAEIPSI; this is encoded by the exons ATACAGTGAATTTGCTGATCTGCACGAAATTTTAGTTGCGGAGCACTGTGTCGAAAAAGATATTCTACCGCCAAAAAAGCTAATTGGGAATAAAAATGAAGTGTTTGTTGAAAAAAGAAGAGTTGGCCTCGAAGTTTATTTAAATGCcgtatacaattatttaaataaagccATGCCAAGGGAATTTGCCCTTTTTTTGGATTTGCACGTTTATGATATTTTCTTCTTGCTGCAAAATATGGCGCTTCAGTTTTTTACAGAAGGAGACGCTTTACTACAATCTTCAAAAAGCTACACTTTCAATCCTATTCAG CTCTACGCAATCAGTGAACGACTGAAACATCCCTGCCCGCCACTCGAAGTGGTCGACAAAAAATACGACTTCAGCCACGTCCTGGACCTGAATTCCCAGCTCACCACCCTGACAATTCAAGGAAGTCCAGATGCCTACGGAACGAGCAACATCAATCCCTCAACGCTCAGCATCGAGCTCTCGAATTTCAAGAGCGTCGAAAGTCTGACAATCGACTCGTACCCCCTCGAGAAGATCTACAACATGGGCAATCTCCGAGACACTGTCAAGTTCCTCAACGTCCACAGGACCAAACTTCGGAACATTGTCGAACTGGCCATGTGCGAGGAGGTCCACAAACACATCGACAATGCCAACGACTCCCACGTCTGGCTGAAAGTCACTCGTCTCGATCTGAGCGACAATTGCATCGAGACGATCGACGAGGCCATCAAACTGATGCCACACATCGAGATCCTCACTCTGAACAACAACAGACTCCAGGAAATTGCGAATGTCACTCTTCTGCCGAGACTCTCGCAACTCTCTCTCGCCTCGAACAGTTTCAAGAGTCTGCCGGACGATCTGCACACGAAACTGGGCCAAATTGTCCACTTGGATCTCTCGCAAAACAGCCTAAAGTCGCTCGCGAGTTTCGCGAAACTCTATTGTCTCGAGGAGTTGGACGTGAGTTGCAACCGGATCGCGAACATCGAGGAAGTCAAGTACATTGGGAATCTGCCGTGTTTGGAGAATCTGAGACTCACTGGAAATCCGGTCTCGACAATTGTCGATTACAGGGTGAAAGTGCTCGAGCCTTTCGGGAAAAGAGCGGCTGATATTTGTCTGGACAATGAGAGGCCGAATCAGAAGGAACTGGACACGGTTTCCGTTCTCCAGGCGCTCAGAATCGCGAGAGAGGGCAAATCGCCCatgtttggtgggactgacgctCCTCTATTTTCGGCGGAGATACCGAGTATTTGA